GAATAATAGGGTAAAAGAATTAAGAAAAAAATTAAAATTATCTGGAGATAAATTTGGTTCTAAATTAGGTGTTAAACGATCAACTATATCTAATCTAGAAAATCAAACACGAAATTTAACAGAACAAATGATTAAATCTATCTGCCGAGAATTTAATGTCAATGAAGAATGGCTAAGATACGGTAATGGTCCTATGTTTAATTCATTAAAAGAAATTTCACTTGATGAATTAGCTTTGGACTTAACACCCTTAGAACTTAACATCATAAAAGCATATTTTTCACTTGATAAAGAAATAAGACAAAAAGCTATTGCTCATTTTCTTGATTGTTTAAATAAATCTTAGTCGCTAAAAATCATACAAAATATCCTTTATCATTTTTATCTAGTAGTGTAATTAATTCATCTACTAGTTTTTTATTTTTCAAATAATTGCTCTAAATTTATTTCAAAAAATTTTATCAACAGACAATTAAAGTATTTTTTCTAATTTTTTTATTTATTTCACAATCAATTCTTATTTATATGATTTTCACATTTCGTCTTAATTTCCTTTATTTTTAATTTTAAGGGCTTTTTTATATTTCAACTATAATTTTAGCTTTTTTATATTTTCGAGCCTTCTAGGGGTATAATTTCGCAAATTTAAGCTATGCATTTAAAATTTGCTTTATCATTTTTTGAAATATAATTTATTTTTCATTTTCAGATATTTTTAAAATTTATAATTCCAATCTAACATTACCCAAAAATTATTAGCATTTTGCTAATATTTTTATTAAAAAATATATATTTTTAACTGTATTATACATTAAATATTAGCAAAAAGCAACGATTTTTTTATAAAATAATAGATTTTTAATATGTAAATATAGTAAAATTTTAGATAAGGAGTGTGATAAAATGAAGAAAAGTTCAAATTTTAAATTTCGTTTAAAAGAAGCACTTAAAATTAAAAATATTAGCCAAAGAATGCTAGCACTTCAGACTAATCTTGCACCAGCAACAATTGCTAATTATCTTAACGGAAGAAATTCTGCTAAATATGAAAATATAGAAAAAATATCAAAAGTCCTTAATGTAGATCCTCAATGGTTAGACGGATACGATGTCCCTTTTTCAAATCTATATGCTAATTACTCGTTTACAGCAGAAGAAAAAAAATATTTAGATAATTGGTTAAATACTAATCAACTTTATTTTGATTCATTAAATATTACTTCAATAGATAAAGAAAATTTAAAACAAGCTATGATTGAAAGTTTTATTAGGTCTTTAAAAAATAAAGATAAATAAAATTTTTAGGAGGGACAATGAAAAATAATTTAAAAAATTATGAATTAATTTATCGTAATTTTGAACGAGTCG
The genomic region above belongs to Streptobacillus moniliformis DSM 12112 and contains:
- a CDS encoding helix-turn-helix domain-containing protein, which encodes MNNRVKELRKKLKLSGDKFGSKLGVKRSTISNLENQTRNLTEQMIKSICREFNVNEEWLRYGNGPMFNSLKEISLDELALDLTPLELNIIKAYFSLDKEIRQKAIAHFLDCLNKS
- a CDS encoding helix-turn-helix domain-containing protein, whose amino-acid sequence is MKKSSNFKFRLKEALKIKNISQRMLALQTNLAPATIANYLNGRNSAKYENIEKISKVLNVDPQWLDGYDVPFSNLYANYSFTAEEKKYLDNWLNTNQLYFDSLNITSIDKENLKQAMIESFIRSLKNKDK